In Pseudanabaena sp. FACHB-2040, a single window of DNA contains:
- a CDS encoding DUF2949 domain-containing protein — protein MPASKLNRLIEYLRETLAVPAEGISLGLRQAGQTTNLLPMVLWQYGLINTQQLNQVFDWMEGA, from the coding sequence ATGCCCGCCTCAAAACTCAACCGACTCATTGAATACCTGCGCGAGACGCTGGCAGTGCCGGCGGAGGGGATCTCATTGGGACTACGGCAAGCGGGCCAGACGACTAACTTGCTGCCGATGGTGCTGTGGCAGTACGGGCTGATCAACACGCAGCAGCTTAACCAAGTCTTTGACTGGATGGAAGGAGCGTAA